tgataaacCCTTGATAATACAAGAATTAATTACAAAAAAGGGCTACTACCCTCATTTGCTTCCTCACTAAATCCATCAGCCAAACTGGGAAGTCTTGTTCCCATTCAATATCATCCACTAGCTGTACAGCAAACTTAGCTAGAGCATGGCTGATTTCATTCTCTGTTCTAGGTATAAACACAAAACTATACCTTTCAAAATGTGTTGTCAAATCCTGCACATCTTCCAGAATAGTTGCAATGTTAACATCATACTCATTGCCTCTATGTATCTGGTCTAAAACTGATTTGCTATCGGAATGGATTTTAATTTTAGTCCATCCTACCTGCTCAGCCATCAGCATTGCATTTCTAATTGCCAAAGCTTCTTCTTTCATTGGTTCCCCCTTATATTGATTGACTATTGCCTTTGCTTTCATGATCATTCCGTTCCACTTTCTTGCAACAATTCCTTGTCCCGTCCTTATCATCCTTGCTGATATCGCAGCATCCGTGAACAGGCAAACGTCATCGTCCCTTGCTGTTTGTCTTCGTGTTTGATGCTCCCTGATGTTGTCCGTAGCACTCTGCTCTATTTCTTCCACCCTTGCTTGCTCATATTCCAACCATTCCACTTGTGCCTTTGAGACAATGTTCGGTGGGTTCTGGAATTCATTGTCAAAAACTATTCTGTTGCGAGCTTTCCAGATTTGCCAAAACAGGTTGATGGTGAGGCTCACTCGCTCAGGTCCACAGTCCTTTGAAGTAGATTTAGTGGCTTCCTCCCACCATAACCACAGATTGTGTTGTTTATCCACTAATCCATCCCACCTTACCGGTGCCAATTTCCAAACATCCTTCGCATTCACacaaaaaaagagtaaatgTTCTATGGTTTCCATGCCTTCACCACAACAGCTACATCTCCCCTCTCCGTGTCCAATCCTTTTGAAAATTACTTCATTTGTTGGTAAACAATTTTGCAAGCATTTCCACATGAAATGTTTCAGCTTGGCCTTTACCTTTTGATGCCACAGATTCTTCCACACCGTACGTTTTCTAACTTCCCAACTTGTCTCAGCATTGTGTGTTCGATTTCTACTGATCAGATTTTCCTCCTGCCTTGCCATTGCGTATCCTGTTTTCACCGTATATGCTCCAGtctttgaaaatttccagatcAGTTTGTCCTTTCTCCTTCCTATGCTGATCGTATTCACTAATTGCCTTCTTTGTTGACTGTCTTCTTCCAAGCAAGACTATCAAAAGCCAAGAAATCCTctctacaaaaaaattttaaaaaataaaataaaataaaaagaattttgaTGATTGCCTCTTTTCTGGGCAACACCATCAGAAAAGCCAAGCAAACATCCCAAGCTGAATCAAAAGCAATTCCAACAATTGTAGGCACGCAAAACATCGCAATCCAATTTACTTTCGGTAGCCTAGGCTAATTCTTACACTCTATCCAGCCCCAACACTTTCTCTACAAGGTAAATACACCTCTTTAGGGGCAGGTCACTGGATCGACCCCGGAGAGCTAACGCGCTGTGAACCTTGGGGCGGGGCTCTCACAGCCGCAGGGGATTAATCGGGCCCAATGGTTCtggacacccctgtgtcgaaaatatatatatatatatatacacccgCCTCTTATTATTAAATTGATAAAACTCAACCAATACTCCATCAAATTTTACCAGAATTAGAAAACCCCAAATTTTATCCAAAACCAACACTCCATCAAGAACCAATCCCACATGTCAAATCCCCTTACTCTTCCTCCCTTTGCAGCCTTTCGTTTTCTTTCAACAACCCATTTTATGAAGCCCAAGATCCATTTCTCAAACTCTTGATCTTTGACATCACCAACTTTTATCACCCATGATCAACCAAAATTGGATAAAGAACAtagatacaaaaaaaaaaaaaatcaaacccaCTACACCCTgaataggaaaaaaaagggaggaagGGATGAGtctaatcaaatcaagtttgcAAAGAGAAGGGAATTGATGtaggaaaagtaaaaaaaaaagagaagccgagaaggaaaaagaggggGATAAGCACGGGCAAGAGTTGAGGGACAATAGGTAGTGTCCTGAAGTAGAGTAGGAAAGTTGGGTAGATGAGAGTTGGGCAAAGGATgaagtgggaaaaaaaaagcaacgTAAGGGACGCCCAAGAGAGAGAATCAATTGTtgctgtttttgtttttggtttggattttcaaattttttccaaaaaaaatgtcTTTAAGTATTTTATGAGGGGTAGTAGAGAACTTTTGTACTGATAtgggaggtatgtgtaattttaaaatattaaggaaAGCTTTCCTGaatttgtcaaaaacctcaagggaggtttctgaaattatccctatttatTTAGAATACTCTTTTTACTAATGAAATCAAACTAATAGCACAATACATTCATCTATTTAAATGGttacttctctttctttctgtATTGCTGATTGTTTCCTTAAATTTCCGCTTTTGCTCTtctgttttaaaattttttattggattaatttttcctacactgatagtgtatacattatcagcGTTGCATAAATgacaattatacaaaatttgaatttgaaattcaacttttatacatatgtcatgaattcaacgatgatagtgtatacacagTCAATATAAGaaagatttactcttttttaTTTCTCTATACGTGCACCGCCAGTTGACATCTTTGCCTGGGCAACCTCAGGCGAAGCACGAGGCCCATCTCCAACTAGCCTTTCGAAAAACTTGTGCAGCGGGCGGCAATGACTCTCCCGCCCCTTAGTTCTGTCTATTTTTGACCTTCTGTGTCTATAACAAGAACCTGAATTAGACTACTTAATTACTAGTGATGATGAAAATTAAAAATGGACAAGTTCGaataatgcttgcctaactccTGTTCATTAATATGCAATTTCTCCATTTTTGCTTCTTAAATCTTAATTTTTCCCTACTAATAAAAAAAAGCGATAAacttcataaatatatttttagatGTGTACATCTTCTCAAGGATATCCTACTACAGTTTTTTGATGTAGAACAAGTTGCTGCgaggttttggacaaaataGAGCTAGCAAAAGAGAGAGCAAACGGAAGCTGCACGCCCACGACTTCAGAGGAAGTCCGAAGATCAGCGCCGGACTTCCCTTCAGAGGAGAACCGACGCCAACATTGGCATCGGACTTCATCGGAGTagcactttgttttttttttttttttcgttttctgccttttgttgtaattttgttttcttgaatcgcatctttgttatttttggaaaaagctCGTGAAACCATTCCTTCTACCTGCTTCCGCATCATTTTTTCTATCCCATGTTTTGActatttaaaagaagaaaaaaagaaagaaaacgtcATATTGCTCTATGATTTTGTGAGATGTATAAtcccaaagttagaaaaaaaaaaaaagaacagtcTTGTATATCGTATATCGTTTTCCACGCAAGACTATTATACTCCCCAAAAgggaacaagaagaaaaaatggaaagaaaataaaCTTCAAGGTTGACTTCAATGCAACTAGCTACTATCTTTTTTTTCCGCAGTTAGATcaaacaaacacacacacacacaaagaaAGTAACACCCGGAAGTTACAGTTAAACGCCCCATTAAGAGAAATCTAAGGGGAACTCACAAGAACACTACATCCAATCAATTGGTAACTGCAACTAGCTACTATCATTTTATGGCTTTtgtttgctctctctctctctctctctctctctatatatatatatatatatatatatataagtttttTACATCTTCTGAAATAAAAGTCTGCCAAGGCCGATAAATtgtctttttctccttttgcctttctctttttgttgatcacaacaaaaaataataataataataaatggaGACAAAAATATGAAATGTGATTGTTTCTTAACAACAATAATCAAGCTACTATAACATGTCGTAACAATAATAGGTAGGAGACTTAAAcctaaacaaaataaataagggTTTGGACATTTAATAAGATAAGAATAGACAGAAAAAATAGATATCCACATAAAAAATTTGATAGAATTGATTAGAGCCATCATAATAAATATTTCATCCCATTTCACCAGTATCCTAAAGGTACTTATTATAGACAGAGAACCCTTAAAAGAATACAACTTTATGGAGTAGATGGAAGTTTTCATCCTCGATAGTatgttgtaggaaatgataatCTATGCTTTGTGAGGAATGATCTATAAAAGCTGCACTACACTACTGTCTCATGCAGCCAACTCATGATCCatcagaaaattttctaatttgttGGTCGAAGTTTCTGCAGAAAAATGTTTTCATGTTTTTAACGTACGATGAACTGGAACACCTGAGTTATCCATGGACTTGCTATTGTAGAAAGCTTGAACCATTGATCAAGggcaaaagaaatgaaagaatcattgaggaaaaaaaatatctaTCATTATAACTGCCACTTCAAGGGCAAAAGTCAGAAATATACATCTATGCTTTAAGATTTCATCGTGTAACAAGacatcaaagaaagaaagaatgaatgaaataaccaaaataaaaaaaaaacagagtcTTAGACCCTCTCTATATGgtaaatactaccaaaatataCTAGTGTTGGTTGCTCATTGTCCTTGCATGGCTGAACCGCTCTCTAAATACTTGCTGGCCATACTTTTAAGCTTAATGACCAGGTCCTCTAGGGCTAGGTCCAGAAGCCAATCTTTCAAGCCAATGCGACATCGTGTCTCTTGCTTTTGCATACACCGAAGGAAATGTATCCAAGTGATTGGCAATTGCGAAGTCTTCCTCTGCCAACAACCTCGCTGCATCCACATGAACTTGGCCCATGATGGCAACAAAGATGACAAAAGTCAATACAAGAATCGCTGCTTTTCTACAATCCATCTTGAGCCCGAAAATCGACTAAAACCCGCAAAAATGTTAACTCAATTCGAACGAAGAGGTGAAATTTATTAGCTGAAAATGTAGATGAATTGGTTGATTCTTGGTTTATTCTTGCTATGGATGTTAGTTTGTTGCAGAAGTGTGGAGATGTTGGGGGTATTTATAGTATGGGAGGTTGGAGTTGGTTTGGAGTCATGTTTGACACTTTGAACGAAGAGGGTTGAATGTGCCGCAATTTTCCAAACAGGGTTACGTGTTGACTAAGGAGATGTAAAATTGAAGTGGTCCTATTCGTGATTGAATTTATCAGAATTGAGGGGCTGTACATGTAAAATTTTGAATGCCACGAGGGCTTGGAATTTTTGTATGGGTCTCTTGGCTGTGCAGTTTGGAATCATTCAAATGCCTAAGATTACCACAGGATGGAATTTATTGCTACAGGGTTGGAGGCTACATACGAATGGTCGTGTACGACAACTGACAGATGTAACAATGCCTCTATTAGGTTTGTCAACCGTACGTTTTACTACTATAAATTCTAGCTCCGTTGAATtcaagagtttttcaaaaattaatttttcaaatacattGCTATGTTTGGAttggttatttttttaaaaataagtttttcaaatataatgttatggtaatatacaataatttaaaaaacatctcaatcatataatatttcaaatatttcaaaaaattttataataaaattttttttatatacactgctatagtaaaatttttcaaaaacactctCAAAACGGAACCATACAAGATGTAAAGTAATAGCGGCATAATTTTTTCGTCTCCTTCCTGCTTCTTAAATCTTGCTTTTttgtcattaaaaaaaaatcatttatagATTTTGTATATGGTGTAAAAAATGATGTATGAAAATGTGAATTAAATTTTAgaatttgagctagttttgAGAGTTAACCTTCGGAAATGGATGGCAACAATTCTTGCCCCTCTTTTTGTTGCAAGGGTGTGGTTTTGGCAATGTAGCCAGTAGAATGGGTTAATAGAAAGTATCTGCTTGTGTCATGTTGATTAATTGAGTCCAAGGTTTGATGTTTTGAATGGACCAGCTGGGAGCTGTTTATTTTCTTGGTCTTAAGTCTTGAATGGACTAAGCACTTTGGTTAATGGAAGTATTTTTGGGGAATCCACTAATATGCTGCCTTACTAACTAAAATTGCATAATTACCCTTTAAAAATCAGATATAAGTTTCTATTCGTTTTGGGCTATTCTCCGGCCGGACAGCACATTAAATAATAAGACACATGTAAGACATTGccggaattaaaataaaaatataaaaaaaaacttgattcaTATGAATTGATTGTTGTGTTATGCAAATGATTTTTAAACAGTCGAAATGGTAGAAAAGGGAAGACAATTAAAGTATTCAGCTTGACAAATTAAGTAAATGGAAATTTGGTCACTAGTCA
This Coffea arabica cultivar ET-39 chromosome 3e, Coffea Arabica ET-39 HiFi, whole genome shotgun sequence DNA region includes the following protein-coding sequences:
- the LOC140038519 gene encoding uncharacterized protein, producing the protein MARQEENLISRNRTHNAETSWEVRKRTVWKNLWHQKVKAKLKHFMWKCLQNCLPTNEVIFKRIGHGEGRCSCCGEGMETIEHLLFFCVNAKDVWKLAPVRWDGLVDKQHNLWLWWEEATKSTSKDCGPERVSLTINLFWQIWKARNRIVFDNEFQNPPNIVSKAQVEWLEYEQARVEEIEQSATDNIREHQTRRQTARDDDVCLFTDAAISARMIRTGQGIVARKWNGMIMKAKAIVNQYKGEPMKEEALAIRNAMLMAEQVGWTKIKIHSDSKSVLDQIHRGNEYDVNIATILEDVQDLTTHFERYSFVFIPRTENEISHALAKFAVQLVDDIEWEQDFPVWLMDLVRKQMRVVALFCN